A part of Fusarium graminearum PH-1 chromosome 3, whole genome shotgun sequence genomic DNA contains:
- a CDS encoding GATA type zinc finger protein Asd4: MRPDLANKKKVSSILSDILLATNILQQQQQQQQAAAQGFATTDANGFDTTAAARRASHNKANGHDGDSPISRTGTPSMYAHHNISSFMVEDPYQSSFVATGEGRATSPMNGDRKMDAPQSQEQLIAQNSSLKTRVSELEVIIELFRGRLAQLEQQEATARNSQQVASAEQNQLRSELDATRESEAQLRTQLEDSHRRENSLKRRLDELELEFQAVHPIGSDPDERPAKRPRTVDEPYKTQSETDIEAAAEALIASEASRPNETAETARYEATETPEVSQPSEETKETYPSPETEDVPIDPDMPMMDDTPQSGEKVKPDDASVLDPPAATDASSEAVEGAQGTASETATA; the protein is encoded by the coding sequence ATGCGCCCTGACCTGGCgaataagaaaaaggtcAGTTCGATACTTTCCGATATCCTACTTGCCACTAATAttctccagcaacaacagcagcagcagcaagctgcAGCACAGGGATTCGCCACGACCGATGCGAACGGTTTCGATACTACTGCTGCCGCACGACGAGCCTCCCACAACAAAGCGAACGGCCACGATGGAGATTCTCCCATCTCCCGCACTGGCACCCCCTCGATGTATGCGCATCACAACATATCCTCCTTCATGGTTGAAGACCCATACCAGAGTAGTTTTGTCGCAACTGGAGAAGGCCGTGCGACATCGCCTATGAACGGAGACCGCAAGATGGATGCGCCTCAATCTCAGGAGCAACTCATCGCGCAAAATTCAAGCCTTAAGACACGGGTCAGCGAGCTTGAAGTAATCATAGAGCTTTTCCGAGGTCGTCTTGCCCAGTTGGAGCAACAAGAAGCCACTGCTAGAAACAGTCAACAAGTTGCGAGTGCCGAGCAAAACCAATTGCGCTCCGAGCTTGACGCGACAAGAGAGAGTGAGGCTCAGCTACGTACACAACTTGAAGACAGCCACCGACGTGAGAACAGCTTGAAGCGACGCTtggatgagcttgagcttgagtttCAAGCGGTTCACCCGATCGGCTCAGACCCTGATGAGCGACCTGCCAAGAGACCTCGTACTGTCGATGAACCCTACAAGACTCAATCAGAAACAGACATTGAGGCCGCTGCCGAGGCACTCATCGCTTCTGAAGCATCTAGACCCAACGAGACGGCCGAAACTGCCCGTTATGAGGCTACTGAAACACCCGAAGTATCACAGCCCTCGGAAGAGACTAAGGAAACCTACCCTTCCCCAGAGACAGAGGATGTTCCTATCGACCCTGACATGCCAATGATGGACGACACCCCTCAATCTGGAGAGAAAGTAAAGCCTGATGATGCCAGTGTCCTTGACCCCCCTGCCGCCACTGATGCATCTTCCGAGGCCGTTGAAGGTGCACAAGGTACTGCGTCTGAAACTGCGACTGCGTGA